Proteins co-encoded in one Brassica oleracea var. oleracea cultivar TO1000 chromosome C4, BOL, whole genome shotgun sequence genomic window:
- the LOC106339883 gene encoding cytochrome P450 78A6 yields the protein MATELESSLIFALLSKCSGLSQTSLAFSILAIVIVWLAFSLFFWTYPGGPAWGKYLSRRLTNKTGTVIPGPRGFPFVGSMSLMSSALAHHRIAEAAERYGAKRLMAFSLGETRVIVTCNPDVAKEILNSPVFADRPVKESAYSLMFNRAIGFAPHGVYWRTLRRIASNHLFSPKQIKRAETQRRVIASQMVGLLEKQSSTNGLCFVRELLKAASLSNMMCSVFGQEYELDQDHVELRELVEEGYDLLGELNWTDHLPWLSEFDPQRIRSRCSALVPKVNRFVSRIISQHRTQTGDSPRDFVDVLLSLHGSDQLSDPDMIAVLWEMIFRGTDTVAVLVEWILARMVRHSDIQSTVQNELDSVVGKSRAVDESDLVSLPYLTAMVKEVLRMHPPGPLLSWARLAITDTIVDGCLVPAGTTAMVNMWAIAHDPHVWVDPLEFKPERFVAKEGEVEFSVLGSDLRLAPFGSGRRICPGKNLGLTTVTFWTATLLHEFEWGSSVGNGVDLSEKLRLSCEMANPLAAQVRRRRS from the exons ATGGCTACAGAACTCGAAAGCTCCCTGATCTTTGCCCTTCTGTCCAAATGCAGCGGTCTAAGCCAAACCAGTCTCGCTTTTTCTATACTTGCCATCGTAATCGTCTGGCTCGCCTTTTCTCTCTTCTTCTGGACTTATCCAGGTGGACCTGCATGGGGCAAATACCTCTCTCGCCGGTTAACTAACAAAACCGGAACGGTTATTCCCGGTCCAAGAGGGTTCCCTTTCGTGGGAAGCATGTCTCTCATGTCCAGCGCTCTAGCACACCACCGAATCGCAGAAGCAGCCGAGAGATACGGAGCCAAACGGCTCATGGCTTTCAGCTTAGGCGAGACACGCGTGATCGTCACGTGCAACCCCGACGTGGCTAAAGAGATTCTGAATAGTCCAGTTTTTGCTGACCGTCCGGTTAAGGAATCAGCTTACTCTCTGATGTTTAACCGGGCAATTGGTTTCGCGCCACACGGTGTTTACTGGCGAACGCTGCGAAGGATCGCTTCGAACCATCTCTTCAGTCCTAAACAAATCAAACGCGCGGAAACGCAGAGGCGAGTGATCGCTAGCCAGATGGTGGGGTTGCTCGAGAAACAGAGCAGTACTAACGGGCTCTGTTTTGTCCGTGAGCTGCTCAAAGCGGCGTCGCTTAGCAACATGATGTGCTCTGTTTTCGGACAAGAGTACGAGCTTGATCAAGACCATGTTGAGTTACGTGAATTGGTCGAAGAAGGTTATGATTTGCTCGGAGAATTGAATTGGACCGATCACCTTCCTTGGTTATCGGAATTTGATCCACAGAGAATCCGGTCTAGATGTTCCGCACTCGTACCGAAGGTAAACCGGTTTGTATCCCGGATTATATCACAGCATCGTACTCAAACCGGTGATTCCCCTCGTGATTTCGTGGACGTCCTGCTCTCCCTTCATGGTTCAGACCAATTATCCGACCCGGACATGATCGCCGTTCTTTGG GAAATGATATTCAGAGGAACAGACACAGTTGCGGTTTTAGTCGAGTGGATCCTTGCTAGGATGGTGCGTCATTCAGATATTCAATCGACGGTACAAAATGAGCTTGATTCGGTAGTCGGAAAATCAAGAGCCGTCGATGAGTCTGACTTGGTTTCACTTCCGTATCTGACGGCTATGGTGAAAGAAGTTCTGAGGATGCACCCTCCAGGCCCACTTCTGTCGTGGGCCCGTTTGGCCATAACAGACACGATCGTTGATGGTTGTCTTGTTCCGGCGGGGACCACAGCAATGGTGAACATGTGGGCCATAGCGCATGATCCACACGTGTGGGTTGATCCTTTGGAGTTTAAACCCGAGAGGTTCGTAGCGAAAGAAGGTGAGGTGGAGTTCTCGGTTCTAGGGTCGGACTTGAGACTAGCGCCTTTTGGGTCGGGTCGTCGGATCTGCCCTGGGAAGAATCTTGGTTTGACTACCGTTACGTTCTGGACCGCGACGCTGTTACATGAGTTTGAATGGGGATCGTCTGTTGGAAACGGTGTTGACTTATCTGAGAAGCTGAGGCTTTCATGTGAGATGGCTAACCCTCTTGCTGCTCAAGTGCGTCGTAGGCGCAGTTAA
- the LOC106340151 gene encoding cytochrome B5 isoform C: MANLISFHDVAKHKCKNDCWILIHGKVYDISSFIDEHPGGDNVLLAVTGKDASTDFDDVNHSNEAKETMKKYCIGDVDKSTVPVTAKYIPPWEKESTAETTKEETGNKMLVYLIPLLILGVAFFLRFYNNKLADKLKD; encoded by the exons ATGGCGAATCTTATTTCGTTTCATGATGTGGCTAAACATAAGTGCAAGAATGATTGTTGGATTCTCATCCACGGAAAG GTCTATGACATCAGCAGTTTCATTGACGAACATCCTGGCGGTGACAATGTTCTACTCGCCGTCACCG GAAAGGACGCGTCGACTGATTTCGACGATGTGAATCATAGCAATGAAGCAAAAGAAACGATGAAGAAATATTGTATCGGTGACGTTGACAAGTCAACGGTTCCGGTGACGGCGAAGTATATTCCGCCGTGGGAGAAAGAATCTACGGCTGAAACCACAAAAGAAGAAACTGGAAACAAGATGCTTGTATACTTGATTCCTCTCTTGATTCTCGGCGTTGCTTTCTTTCTCAGATTCTACAACAACAAGCTAGCAGACAAGTTAAAAGATTGA
- the LOC106339479 gene encoding uncharacterized protein LOC106339479 isoform X1: MTIFNWVQKKLHQNVIREIDGVAKSEKKKRGEGTSEIEKNTKAILDQVGLVDALDNWFDGVLTIGTFGFDTLKFQEEAEIDDGDECESVGLDYVVVDGSIIKNVNQESDPLISNENKVYDHHEDLEALCINHFESVKTVERPVIVAAAEAEVEPEKKRTTLAELFMEDRVKDDDTKHDKKKPKNRNLDVDGQEVKYHKQNGSKLSSKFSFAKKMIISKPKDKEDSRPIKKEHDSRPIKKVHQMIKRMLKKKIHPDMDATKASKKDGPYKPALKCEALETLYLLNVPDCVA; this comes from the exons ATGACG ATCTTTAACTGGGTGCAGAAGAAGCTGCACCAAAATGTCATCAGAG AAATAGATGGTGTGGCGAAAAGCGAGAAAAAGAAGAGAGGTGAAGGAACAAGTGAGATAGAGAAGAACACGAAAGCTATACTGGATCAGGTTGGGTTAGTGGATGCTCTTGATAACTGGTTCGATGGAGTTCTCACCATCGGCACATTCGGTTTTGACACTTTGAAATTTCAAGAAGAAGCCGAAATAGATGATGGTGATGAATGCGAGAGTGTGGGTTTGGACTATGTCGTAGTCGATGGTAGCATCATCAAGAACGTCAACCAAGAGTCGGACCCTCTTATCTCCAATGAGAATAAGGTTTATGATCATCATGAGGATTTAGAG GCGTTATGCATTAATCACTTTGAGTCGGTCAAAACGGTTGAAAGGCCGGTGATCGTGGCCGCGGCGGAGGCCGAGGTGGAGCCGGAGAAGAAGAGGACAACACTAGCCGAGCTTTTCATGGAAGACCGAGTAAAAGACGATGATACGAAGCATGACAAGAAGAAACCAAAGAACCGTAATCTTGATGTTGATGGCCAGGAGGTGAAATATCATAAACAAAACGGGTCAAAGCTGTCTAGTAAGTTCTCGTTTGCTAAGAAGATGATCATTTCAAAGCCCAAAGATAAAGAAGACTCGCGTCCAATCAAGAAAGAGCATGACTCGCGTCCAATCAAGAAAGTGCATCAG ATGATAAAGAGGATGCTAAAGAAGAAGATTCATCCAGATATGGATGCGACTAAGGCTTCTAAAAAGGACGGTCCATACAAGCCAGCCCTGAAATGTGAAGCTCTCGAGACACTTTATCTTCTTAATGTTCCAG ATTGCGTGGCTTAG
- the LOC106339479 gene encoding uncharacterized protein LOC106339479 isoform X2, producing the protein MTIFNWVQKKLHQNVIRDGVAKSEKKKRGEGTSEIEKNTKAILDQVGLVDALDNWFDGVLTIGTFGFDTLKFQEEAEIDDGDECESVGLDYVVVDGSIIKNVNQESDPLISNENKVYDHHEDLEALCINHFESVKTVERPVIVAAAEAEVEPEKKRTTLAELFMEDRVKDDDTKHDKKKPKNRNLDVDGQEVKYHKQNGSKLSSKFSFAKKMIISKPKDKEDSRPIKKEHDSRPIKKVHQMIKRMLKKKIHPDMDATKASKKDGPYKPALKCEALETLYLLNVPDCVA; encoded by the exons ATGACG ATCTTTAACTGGGTGCAGAAGAAGCTGCACCAAAATGTCATCAGAG ATGGTGTGGCGAAAAGCGAGAAAAAGAAGAGAGGTGAAGGAACAAGTGAGATAGAGAAGAACACGAAAGCTATACTGGATCAGGTTGGGTTAGTGGATGCTCTTGATAACTGGTTCGATGGAGTTCTCACCATCGGCACATTCGGTTTTGACACTTTGAAATTTCAAGAAGAAGCCGAAATAGATGATGGTGATGAATGCGAGAGTGTGGGTTTGGACTATGTCGTAGTCGATGGTAGCATCATCAAGAACGTCAACCAAGAGTCGGACCCTCTTATCTCCAATGAGAATAAGGTTTATGATCATCATGAGGATTTAGAG GCGTTATGCATTAATCACTTTGAGTCGGTCAAAACGGTTGAAAGGCCGGTGATCGTGGCCGCGGCGGAGGCCGAGGTGGAGCCGGAGAAGAAGAGGACAACACTAGCCGAGCTTTTCATGGAAGACCGAGTAAAAGACGATGATACGAAGCATGACAAGAAGAAACCAAAGAACCGTAATCTTGATGTTGATGGCCAGGAGGTGAAATATCATAAACAAAACGGGTCAAAGCTGTCTAGTAAGTTCTCGTTTGCTAAGAAGATGATCATTTCAAAGCCCAAAGATAAAGAAGACTCGCGTCCAATCAAGAAAGAGCATGACTCGCGTCCAATCAAGAAAGTGCATCAG ATGATAAAGAGGATGCTAAAGAAGAAGATTCATCCAGATATGGATGCGACTAAGGCTTCTAAAAAGGACGGTCCATACAAGCCAGCCCTGAAATGTGAAGCTCTCGAGACACTTTATCTTCTTAATGTTCCAG ATTGCGTGGCTTAG